Proteins from a genomic interval of Cupriavidus sp. WKF15:
- a CDS encoding YeeE/YedE family protein — protein MTAITALLAGLLFGIGLMVSGMANPAKVQGFLDLAGTWDPSLAFVMAGAIAVGSLAFLIAKRRKRSFLGLPVQLPASTTVTLRLVLGSAAFGIGWGLAGFCPGPALVALGAGYPKAVGFVVAMVAGMVVFEVAERAKSPLQRA, from the coding sequence ATGACCGCCATTACCGCATTGCTCGCGGGCCTGCTCTTCGGCATCGGCCTGATGGTCTCCGGCATGGCCAACCCCGCCAAAGTACAGGGCTTCCTCGACCTGGCAGGAACCTGGGACCCGTCGCTGGCCTTTGTGATGGCCGGTGCGATTGCCGTCGGCTCACTCGCCTTCCTGATTGCCAAACGCCGCAAGCGCTCTTTCCTTGGGCTGCCTGTGCAACTGCCCGCAAGCACCACCGTGACGCTGCGGCTGGTGCTCGGCAGCGCGGCGTTCGGCATCGGCTGGGGTCTGGCAGGCTTCTGCCCCGGCCCCGCGCTGGTGGCCTTGGGCGCTGGCTATCCAAAGGCCGTTGGCTTTGTGGTGGCGATGGTGGCCGGCATGGTCGTATTCGAAGTTGCAGAGCGGGCCAAGTCGCCCCTGCAACGGGCGTAA
- a CDS encoding MBL fold metallo-hydrolase, with the protein MQPTIQPFFDPATWTVTYVVYQEGRPECAIIDSVLDYDPKAGRTSTTSADKVIAFVHEHELHVEWILETHAHADHLSAAPYLKRHLGGRIAIGQNIRRVQGVFKTLFNLEPEFRLDGSQFDHLFEEDETFAIGGLTGKAIHVPGHTPADMAYQIGDAVFVGDTMFMPDVGTARCDFPGGNAHELYRSIRKLLDFPGETRLFMCHDYPPEGRGPAWETTVRDQRNCNIHVHDGVSEDQFVAMRHARDATLAMPTLILPSVQVNIRAGELPPPESNGVRYLKIPLNAI; encoded by the coding sequence ATGCAACCGACCATTCAACCGTTCTTCGACCCGGCGACCTGGACCGTGACCTACGTGGTCTATCAGGAGGGGCGTCCCGAGTGCGCCATCATCGACTCGGTACTCGACTACGACCCCAAGGCGGGGCGGACATCAACGACAAGTGCCGATAAGGTCATCGCCTTCGTGCACGAGCACGAATTGCACGTCGAGTGGATTCTCGAGACGCATGCGCACGCCGACCACCTGTCTGCGGCGCCCTACCTCAAACGCCACCTCGGCGGTCGTATAGCCATCGGCCAGAACATTCGCCGTGTGCAGGGGGTGTTCAAGACGCTCTTCAACCTGGAACCTGAGTTCCGGCTCGACGGGTCGCAGTTCGACCACCTTTTCGAAGAGGATGAGACGTTTGCCATCGGTGGCCTGACCGGCAAGGCGATTCATGTGCCCGGCCATACCCCTGCCGACATGGCTTACCAGATTGGGGACGCGGTCTTTGTCGGCGATACGATGTTCATGCCGGACGTCGGCACTGCCCGCTGCGACTTTCCCGGGGGCAATGCGCATGAGCTGTACCGCTCCATCCGCAAACTCTTGGACTTTCCGGGCGAGACGCGGCTCTTTATGTGCCACGACTATCCGCCCGAGGGGCGGGGTCCGGCCTGGGAAACCACAGTGCGCGACCAACGGAACTGCAATATCCACGTCCACGATGGCGTGAGCGAGGACCAGTTCGTGGCGATGCGGCACGCACGTGACGCAACGCTGGCAATGCCGACGCTGATATTGCCGTCGGTCCAGGTCAACATCCGCGCCGGCGAATTGCCTCCACCCGAGTCCAACGGGGTGCGCTATCTGAAAATCCCGCTCAACGCCATCTGA
- a CDS encoding YeeE/YedE family protein — protein MLIDLGNFTPGLSLAGGLVIGAAAAVLVLFNGRIAGISGILGGLLSLPRKDMAWRLAFLTGLVGAPVLASLLGKPAVADIQASWGEILVAGFLVGLGTRYASGCTSGHGVCGISRGSVRSLVATLTFMVAGFLTVFVQRHLIGG, from the coding sequence ATGTTGATTGACCTCGGTAACTTCACGCCCGGTCTGTCGCTGGCTGGCGGACTCGTCATCGGCGCGGCAGCAGCCGTGCTGGTGCTGTTCAACGGCCGCATTGCCGGTATCAGTGGCATTCTTGGCGGCCTACTCAGCCTGCCCCGAAAGGACATGGCCTGGCGCCTAGCCTTCCTTACCGGACTGGTCGGCGCCCCAGTACTTGCGAGCCTGCTCGGGAAGCCCGCTGTTGCCGATATCCAGGCGAGCTGGGGAGAAATCCTGGTCGCTGGTTTTCTGGTTGGCCTTGGCACCCGCTACGCCAGCGGCTGCACCAGCGGTCACGGCGTGTGCGGCATCTCGCGCGGTTCCGTCCGCTCCCTGGTCGCCACCCTGACGTTCATGGTGGCGGGATTTCTGACTGTCTTCGTACAGCGGCACCTAATTGGAGGCTGA
- a CDS encoding metalloregulator ArsR/SmtB family transcription factor, giving the protein MDQPHPTIDLPTMQAAATNACALLKVLANPDRLLLMCQLSQGELSVGELEAQLGIRQPTLSQQLGVLRENGLVATRREGKNIFYSVASPEALAVMAVLYEQFCANAK; this is encoded by the coding sequence ATGGACCAGCCCCACCCGACCATTGACCTCCCCACAATGCAAGCTGCTGCGACGAATGCCTGTGCGCTGCTCAAGGTGCTCGCCAATCCGGACCGCCTGCTGCTGATGTGCCAGCTTTCACAGGGCGAGCTGTCAGTCGGCGAACTGGAGGCGCAACTTGGCATTCGGCAGCCGACGCTATCGCAGCAACTTGGCGTCCTACGCGAAAACGGCCTCGTCGCAACGCGCCGAGAAGGAAAGAACATCTTCTATTCCGTGGCAAGCCCTGAGGCGCTCGCCGTCATGGCAGTCCTTTATGAGCAGTTCTGCGCCAACGCCAAATAG
- a CDS encoding sulfite exporter TauE/SafE family protein — MENVLAVSAALGSVVGLILALTGAGGAILAVPLLLFVLHLNVAEAAPVALLAVGLSAAVGAILGLRAGIVHYRAAMLMAIAGTLFSPVGLWLAHRLPNGPLTLLFAAVLAFVAWRMFWQATGSTPEHPTGAGLLRPCQLDNRTGRFVWTASCTRALALSGVGAGFLSGLLGVGGGFVIVPALKKATNASVQAIVATSLAVITLVSASGVISTAIAGRMNWQIGVPFAGGAVAAMLGGRLVASRLSGHRLQQGFAVVAGLIAIGMVARVAMAA, encoded by the coding sequence ATGGAAAACGTACTTGCCGTCAGTGCAGCGCTGGGCTCGGTAGTCGGTCTCATCCTGGCGTTGACCGGGGCAGGTGGCGCTATTCTCGCTGTGCCGCTACTGCTCTTCGTTCTGCATCTGAACGTTGCGGAGGCCGCGCCGGTCGCGCTGCTTGCGGTGGGCCTGTCTGCCGCCGTAGGAGCCATACTTGGACTACGCGCAGGCATTGTGCATTACCGCGCTGCCATGCTGATGGCTATCGCCGGCACGCTGTTCTCACCTGTCGGATTGTGGCTCGCGCACCGTCTGCCGAACGGCCCACTAACGCTGCTATTCGCAGCCGTGCTGGCCTTTGTGGCATGGCGGATGTTCTGGCAAGCGACCGGGAGCACGCCGGAACACCCAACGGGAGCCGGCCTGTTGCGGCCTTGCCAACTGGACAATCGCACCGGCCGCTTTGTCTGGACCGCTTCCTGCACCCGCGCCCTTGCGCTCTCCGGTGTAGGCGCCGGCTTTCTCTCCGGCCTGCTCGGTGTTGGTGGCGGCTTTGTCATTGTTCCCGCTCTGAAGAAGGCCACCAACGCCTCAGTGCAGGCCATCGTGGCGACGTCCCTGGCAGTCATCACGCTGGTCTCCGCTTCCGGCGTCATTTCGACCGCGATTGCCGGGCGCATGAACTGGCAGATTGGTGTGCCGTTCGCTGGAGGTGCCGTAGCTGCCATGTTAGGGGGCAGGCTCGTCGCCAGCCGGTTAAGCGGCCACAGGCTGCAACAAGGTTTTGCAGTGGTCGCCGGCCTGATTGCCATCGGCATGGTCGCGAGAGTCGCCATGGCTGCCTAA
- a CDS encoding MFS transporter: MQQLLQVLLVGLTIGMMRNVVPALAESEFGVPRGSFMLLVAFVVAFGFVKGAMNFVAGRMAEKLGRKRVLLLGWVVALPIPPLVYFATSWSWVVFATILLGVNQGLTWSMTQTAKLDITRADQRGLVIGLNEFSGYVGVALAGIMTGYLASMLGPRQGLLWFGSVVIGLATILAWLAITETLPWARDEVKRHTSPGTQALRPKYPAVVGPQPTTAEMFALMTWRDRRMAVLCQAGMVEKFVDALVWVFWPVYLHQRGVSLPGIGWIVGVYGFTWGAAQFFTGKLSDHLGRHLLNTLGMWICGGGVALLPLGSGSMWWSTAAAIAGLGMAMLYPNLSAAVADIAHPNWRASAIGIYRFWRDLGYGIGALGLGITAALGGNIESAFWFVAGTMFLSGLLLYLWGEETHPRLNPAR; this comes from the coding sequence TGTGCCCGCATTGGCCGAATCCGAGTTCGGCGTCCCGCGTGGCTCATTCATGCTGTTGGTGGCATTCGTCGTCGCCTTCGGTTTCGTGAAGGGTGCGATGAACTTCGTCGCAGGACGCATGGCTGAGAAGCTTGGCCGAAAGCGCGTCCTTCTGCTGGGTTGGGTCGTCGCACTACCCATCCCCCCTCTGGTCTATTTTGCGACCAGTTGGTCATGGGTTGTGTTCGCCACCATTTTGCTGGGCGTCAACCAAGGCTTGACATGGTCCATGACTCAGACTGCGAAACTCGACATCACACGCGCTGACCAGCGCGGTCTTGTCATTGGGCTAAATGAGTTCTCTGGCTACGTCGGCGTCGCGCTAGCGGGCATCATGACAGGTTATCTCGCCTCAATGCTCGGCCCCCGGCAAGGCTTGCTGTGGTTCGGCAGCGTCGTCATCGGGTTAGCCACGATTCTGGCCTGGCTGGCCATCACCGAGACCCTCCCCTGGGCACGTGATGAAGTGAAGCGCCATACGAGTCCGGGAACTCAAGCATTGCGGCCCAAGTACCCGGCAGTTGTGGGGCCACAGCCGACGACCGCAGAAATGTTCGCACTGATGACCTGGCGGGACCGGCGAATGGCGGTACTGTGCCAGGCAGGAATGGTCGAGAAGTTCGTCGATGCTCTGGTATGGGTATTTTGGCCAGTCTATTTGCATCAGCGCGGGGTGAGCCTGCCGGGCATCGGCTGGATTGTAGGCGTCTACGGCTTCACTTGGGGCGCAGCACAGTTTTTCACCGGAAAACTGTCGGACCACCTGGGCCGTCATTTGCTCAACACGTTAGGCATGTGGATTTGCGGCGGCGGGGTTGCGCTCCTGCCGCTTGGCTCGGGTTCAATGTGGTGGAGCACTGCTGCTGCTATAGCAGGACTCGGGATGGCAATGCTCTACCCGAACCTGAGCGCGGCCGTTGCCGACATTGCTCATCCGAATTGGCGAGCCTCGGCCATCGGCATCTATCGCTTCTGGCGTGACCTGGGTTATGGCATCGGGGCGCTCGGACTGGGTATTACCGCCGCGTTGGGAGGCAATATTGAGAGCGCTTTCTGGTTTGTGGCAGGCACAATGTTCCTGTCTGGACTGCTGCTCTACCTGTGGGGCGAGGAAACCCATCCGCGCCTTAACCCCGCACGCTGA
- a CDS encoding TlpA disulfide reductase family protein, with translation MLSPTAIVVLAALLLGETIAFWLGRRSKVDIDKSVITIVVAGAISARLAFVWKWHTAYLAAPLSILDIRDGGWSLTAGLVVGCVLVLWIGLRNATLRKPLAAAMLASFSVLGIGSVVVDRLDSAKLAQGRLPELPLASLQGEAVVLSSFAGRPTVLNLWASWCPPCRQEMPMLRAAQANHSDINFVFVNQGETAHQVRRYLTEQHLTMSNLLLDPQSHTAAALGQIAFPTTYLFDATGRLIDVRVGELSAGTLAERLARLIAQDGKASAGQASRTHD, from the coding sequence ATGCTATCCCCGACAGCCATTGTTGTTCTCGCCGCTCTCCTGCTTGGGGAGACCATTGCCTTCTGGCTGGGTCGCCGCTCGAAGGTCGATATCGACAAGAGTGTCATCACCATCGTGGTAGCCGGGGCCATCAGTGCACGCCTAGCCTTCGTCTGGAAGTGGCACACCGCCTATCTGGCAGCGCCGCTGAGCATCCTTGATATTCGCGATGGCGGATGGAGCCTTACCGCTGGCCTGGTAGTTGGCTGCGTTTTGGTACTCTGGATTGGCCTGCGCAACGCCACCCTGCGAAAGCCCCTGGCCGCTGCGATGCTGGCCAGCTTCAGCGTTCTGGGCATTGGGTCTGTTGTCGTTGACAGGCTCGATTCTGCCAAGCTTGCTCAAGGCAGGCTGCCTGAGCTTCCTCTAGCCTCGCTCCAAGGTGAAGCTGTCGTGCTGTCAAGCTTTGCCGGACGACCAACAGTACTCAATCTGTGGGCCAGCTGGTGTCCTCCGTGTCGGCAGGAGATGCCGATGCTTCGCGCGGCACAGGCAAATCATTCGGACATCAACTTTGTTTTTGTGAACCAGGGCGAGACCGCTCATCAGGTGCGGCGCTACCTTACGGAGCAGCACCTCACGATGTCCAATTTGCTTCTCGACCCGCAGAGCCACACGGCTGCTGCCCTTGGGCAAATCGCATTCCCGACGACCTACCTGTTCGATGCCACCGGACGCTTGATTGACGTCCGAGTCGGGGAATTGTCCGCCGGCACGCTAGCTGAGCGTCTTGCTCGCCTGATAGCACAGGATGGCAAGGCGAGTGCAGGCCAAGCTTCCCGAACCCACGACTAG